Proteins from a genomic interval of Triticum urartu cultivar G1812 unplaced genomic scaffold, Tu2.1 TuUngrouped_contig_6425, whole genome shotgun sequence:
- the LOC125530596 gene encoding NAC domain-containing protein 22-like, with translation MERRGAAAAPSLELPGFRFHPTEEELLEFYLKHHVTRNNKQQQLRAPFDIIPTVHLYRHDPWDLPGLAAIASEREWYFFVPRDGA, from the coding sequence ATGGAGCGGCGAGGAGCAGCGGCGGCGCCGTCGCTGGAGCTGCCGGGGTTCCGCTTCCACCCCACggaggaggagctgctggagTTCTACCTCAAGCACCACGTCACCCGAAACAACAAGCAGCAGCAGCTCAGGGCGCCGTTCGACATCATCCCCACGGTGCACCTGTACCGGCACGACCCCTGGGACCTCCCGGGCCTGGCCGCCATCGCCAGCGAGCGCGAGTGGTACTTCTTCGTGCCCCGCGACGGCGCC